One segment of Sphingomonas qomolangmaensis DNA contains the following:
- a CDS encoding sensor histidine kinase — MNKGGAKTHLIERLPLLPDQPLLAVASTTLLIAVAFVLRLIADPVLPPGFPFVTFFPAVILASALFGSRMGVFAGVACGLLAWYCFIGDRNSFDLGWSGIVAMAFYTAVVTTDVAIIHWMQRANRKLAHERELSRTLAETRQLLFHELQHRVSNNLQVAAGLISLQKRQVRDEDARAALDEAARRLGLIGRISRQLYDAGGSARRMRDFLEPLCNDVIEASGRPGISCNVIVDDDALLSADAAIPLALIVAEAMANAIEHGFAGRDHGVIDVELSRDGGSQVRIEIRDDGHGLPEGFDIDASDSLGLRIARTLAGQLDGSFELVRGTGATARLLIPA, encoded by the coding sequence GTGAACAAAGGGGGTGCGAAAACGCACCTGATCGAGCGGTTGCCGCTCTTGCCCGACCAGCCGTTGCTGGCGGTAGCATCGACGACTCTGCTGATCGCGGTCGCCTTCGTGCTGCGGCTGATCGCCGATCCGGTGCTGCCGCCGGGCTTTCCCTTCGTCACCTTCTTCCCCGCGGTGATCCTCGCCTCGGCGCTGTTCGGGTCGCGGATGGGCGTGTTCGCCGGGGTCGCGTGCGGGCTGCTCGCCTGGTATTGCTTCATCGGCGATCGCAACAGCTTCGATCTGGGCTGGAGCGGGATCGTCGCGATGGCGTTCTATACCGCGGTGGTCACCACCGATGTCGCGATCATCCATTGGATGCAGCGCGCCAACCGCAAGCTGGCGCATGAGCGCGAGCTGAGCCGCACGCTCGCCGAGACGCGGCAATTGCTGTTCCACGAGCTCCAGCATCGCGTGTCGAACAACCTGCAGGTGGCGGCGGGGCTGATCTCACTGCAGAAGCGCCAAGTGCGCGACGAGGATGCGCGCGCGGCGCTCGACGAGGCGGCGCGGCGGCTGGGGTTGATCGGACGGATCAGCCGGCAATTATACGACGCCGGCGGCAGCGCGCGGCGGATGCGCGATTTCCTAGAGCCGCTGTGCAACGACGTGATCGAGGCGAGCGGTCGCCCGGGCATCAGCTGCAACGTGATCGTCGATGACGACGCGTTGCTGTCGGCCGATGCCGCGATCCCGCTGGCGCTGATCGTCGCGGAGGCGATGGCGAACGCGATCGAGCACGGCTTTGCCGGCCGCGACCACGGGGTGATCGATGTCGAGCTGTCGCGCGACGGCGGTTCGCAGGTGCGGATCGAGATTCGCGACGATGGCCACGGCCTGCCCGAAGGGTTCGACATCGACGCGAGCGACAGCCTGGGACTGCGGATCGCGCGGACGCTGGCGGGGCAGCTCGACGGCAGCTTCGAGCTGGTGCGCGGTACCGGCGCTACGGCGCGGTTGCTGATACCGGCTTAA
- a CDS encoding NUDIX hydrolase, which produces MDHFDHDAPIETMWEGRFITAKRKGRWEYVARARGIRAAVIVAIDGSHVLLVEQYRVALGRRCIELPAGLIGDETEGEDMGVAAARELEEETGYRAGSIESLGEYFSSPGMVSESFTLVRARDLVRVSEGGGVPGEDITVHRVALGEVAAFVAAKRAEGCAIDVKMLMLLAPALLGGVI; this is translated from the coding sequence ATGGACCATTTCGACCACGACGCCCCCATTGAGACGATGTGGGAGGGCCGCTTCATTACCGCCAAGCGCAAGGGGCGGTGGGAATATGTCGCGCGCGCGCGCGGCATCCGTGCGGCGGTGATCGTCGCGATCGATGGGAGCCACGTGCTGCTGGTCGAGCAATATCGCGTGGCGCTGGGGCGGCGGTGCATCGAACTGCCCGCGGGGCTGATCGGCGACGAGACCGAGGGCGAGGATATGGGGGTCGCGGCGGCGCGCGAACTCGAGGAGGAAACGGGGTATCGCGCAGGCTCGATCGAGTCGCTGGGCGAATATTTCTCGTCGCCGGGGATGGTGTCGGAGAGCTTCACCTTGGTGCGCGCGCGCGACCTGGTGCGGGTGAGCGAGGGCGGCGGGGTACCGGGCGAGGACATCACGGTGCACCGCGTGGCGCTTGGCGAGGTCGCGGCGTTCGTCGCGGCCAAGCGCGCCGAGGGATGCGCGATCGACGTCAAGATGCTGATGCTGCTGGCGCCGGCGCTGCTCGGCGGGGTTATTTGA
- a CDS encoding thymidine kinase — translation MAKLYFYFASMNAGKSTTLLQADFNYRERGLSTMLFTAAIDDRVGEGRIASRIGLAAAATPFDAATDLFACVGARGAVDCVLVDEAQFLTPMQVDQLARLADDAGVPVLAYGLRTDFQGELFPGSARLLAIADALIELKSVCACGRKATMNLRIDGEGKAVREGRQTEIGGNDRYVALCRRHFCEAMAG, via the coding sequence ATGGCCAAGCTCTATTTCTATTTTGCCAGCATGAACGCGGGCAAATCGACCACGCTGTTGCAGGCCGATTTCAATTATCGCGAGCGCGGGCTTTCGACGATGCTCTTCACCGCGGCGATCGACGACCGGGTGGGCGAGGGCCGGATCGCGTCGCGGATCGGGCTAGCAGCGGCGGCGACGCCGTTCGATGCGGCGACCGATCTGTTCGCCTGTGTCGGCGCGCGCGGCGCGGTCGATTGCGTGCTGGTCGACGAGGCGCAGTTCCTGACGCCGATGCAGGTCGATCAATTGGCGCGGCTGGCCGACGATGCGGGGGTGCCGGTGTTGGCCTATGGGCTGCGGACCGATTTCCAGGGCGAGCTGTTTCCCGGATCGGCGCGGTTGCTGGCGATCGCCGATGCATTGATCGAGCTCAAATCGGTGTGCGCGTGCGGGCGCAAGGCGACGATGAATTTGCGGATCGACGGCGAGGGTAAGGCGGTGCGCGAGGGGCGGCAGACCGAGATCGGCGGGAATGACCGCTATGTCGCGCTGTGCCGGCGGCATTTTTGCGAGGCAATGGCGGGATAG
- a CDS encoding ETC complex I subunit — protein MPNARIYQRPKNAMSSGRANTDRWMLEFEQAEPKRPDPLTGWAGSGDVRDQVKLGFPTLEAATAYAAREGIAFHVVPAPARKLKLQAYADNFK, from the coding sequence ATGCCCAACGCCCGTATCTATCAGCGCCCCAAGAATGCGATGTCCTCGGGCCGCGCCAACACCGACCGCTGGATGCTCGAATTCGAGCAGGCCGAGCCCAAGCGCCCCGATCCGCTCACCGGCTGGGCGGGTTCGGGCGACGTCCGCGACCAGGTGAAGCTCGGCTTCCCGACGCTCGAGGCCGCCACCGCTTATGCCGCGCGCGAAGGCATCGCCTTCCACGTCGTCCCCGCGCCGGCGCGCAAACTGAAACTCCAGGCCTACGCCGACAACTTCAAATAA
- the mscL gene encoding large conductance mechanosensitive channel protein MscL, which translates to MLGEFKTFIARGNVLDLAVGVIIGAAFGTITKSLTDDVIMPIIGAIFGGFDFTSYFVRLGPVPAGYAGSLNDYAALKAAGVPLFGYGAFATVVLNFVILAFIVFLLVRSVNRMLARMEREKVEGTAPPAADPADIVLLREIRDELKNRAPL; encoded by the coding sequence ATGCTGGGCGAATTCAAGACCTTCATCGCGCGGGGCAACGTGCTCGATCTCGCGGTCGGGGTGATCATCGGCGCGGCGTTCGGCACGATCACCAAATCGCTCACCGACGACGTCATCATGCCGATCATCGGCGCGATCTTCGGCGGGTTCGATTTCACCAGCTATTTCGTCCGGCTGGGGCCGGTGCCCGCGGGCTATGCCGGCTCGCTCAACGATTATGCCGCGCTCAAGGCCGCGGGCGTCCCGCTGTTCGGCTATGGCGCGTTCGCGACGGTGGTGCTCAACTTCGTCATCCTCGCCTTCATCGTCTTCCTGCTGGTGCGCAGCGTCAACCGGATGCTCGCACGCATGGAAAGGGAAAAGGTCGAAGGCACCGCGCCCCCCGCCGCCGACCCCGCCGACATCGTCCTGCTGCGCGAGATCCGCGACGAACTGAAGAACCGGGCGCCCCTCTGA
- the hrpB gene encoding ATP-dependent helicase HrpB, with the protein MSALPILAVLPELLAALRASSNAVVVAPPGAGKTTAIAPALLDQPWCGGEVLLLSPRRLAARAAAERMAVLAGEPVGRTFGYATRMDSKRSGATRVTVLTEGIFVNRIQADPELAGVSAVLFDEVHERSLDSDFGLALALDAQAALRPDLRILAMSATLDGARFGTLLGDSPVVESEGRGYPLDIVHLGRRAEGRIEDSMAPAIRQALREAEGGLLAFLPGVAEIERTADRLGDLGPGFVLHRLHGSLDPAAQRAAIAADPQGRRKVVLATSIAETSLTLDGIRIVVDSGLARRPRYDRAAGMTRLVTERASQASAAQRAGRAGRQAPGIAYRLWEAAATAGLPRFDPPEILEADLSALTLDCALWGVNDPRRLRWLDPPPAAAIDEAHARLRVLEAIDEDRRPTAHGKAIAALPLPPRLGHMLVRAGEIGLARVAAEVAVLLGERGLGGTDPDLELRMRRWRTERGPRAESGRKLAERWARLLPPLPSGERAGERGSKDMPRSAPPPTSLRSATLSPMGRGEEVCIALAFPDRIARRRDPTGARWASVGGRGFQLDPTSSLSGAEWLAVAETQGMASGARILSAAAIDLATLEALFGDRIETRRSVRFMPDTGGIEALRERRLGAIRLSSGPDTAATAPEIEAALLEGVRTHGLALLPFSDAATAFRARAAFAGHPLDDTTLLADLDQWLPPLLSGKRRLDSIDPGALTQGLQHQLPWDAQQTVERLAPPRFDSPAGSSHAIDYAAEAGPLVELRPQALFGLAEHPTIGRDRVPLVLSLTSPAGRPIQTTRDLPGFWAGSWADVAREMRGRYPRHPWPDDPAAAAPTLRTKNADARRAGSR; encoded by the coding sequence ATGAGCGCCCTGCCGATCCTTGCCGTACTGCCCGAATTGCTCGCCGCGTTGCGCGCCAGCAGCAACGCGGTGGTCGTCGCGCCGCCTGGCGCGGGCAAGACCACCGCGATCGCCCCAGCGCTATTAGACCAGCCCTGGTGCGGCGGCGAAGTGCTGCTGCTCTCGCCGCGCCGCCTCGCCGCGCGCGCCGCTGCCGAGCGGATGGCGGTCCTCGCGGGCGAGCCGGTGGGCCGCACCTTCGGCTATGCGACGCGGATGGACAGCAAGCGATCGGGCGCGACGCGGGTCACCGTCCTCACCGAAGGTATCTTCGTCAATCGCATCCAGGCCGATCCCGAGCTTGCCGGCGTGTCGGCGGTGCTGTTCGACGAAGTCCATGAACGCAGCCTCGACAGCGATTTCGGGCTGGCGCTCGCGCTCGATGCACAGGCGGCGCTTCGCCCCGATCTTCGCATCCTCGCGATGTCGGCGACGCTCGACGGCGCGCGCTTTGGCACGTTGCTTGGGGATTCGCCGGTGGTCGAAAGCGAAGGCCGCGGCTACCCGCTCGACATCGTCCATCTCGGTCGCCGCGCCGAGGGACGGATCGAGGATTCGATGGCCCCAGCGATCCGCCAGGCGTTGCGGGAAGCAGAAGGAGGGTTGCTCGCCTTCCTGCCCGGCGTTGCCGAGATCGAGCGCACCGCCGATCGCCTCGGCGATCTTGGCCCCGGCTTCGTCCTCCACCGCCTCCACGGCAGCCTCGATCCCGCCGCCCAGCGCGCCGCGATCGCCGCCGATCCGCAGGGGCGTCGCAAGGTGGTGCTCGCCACCTCGATCGCCGAAACCTCGCTGACGCTAGACGGCATCCGAATCGTCGTCGATTCAGGGCTCGCGCGCCGCCCGCGCTACGATCGCGCCGCCGGCATGACCCGGCTGGTGACCGAACGCGCCAGCCAGGCCTCGGCGGCGCAGCGCGCGGGCCGTGCGGGGCGGCAGGCGCCCGGCATCGCCTATCGCCTGTGGGAAGCCGCCGCCACCGCCGGCCTGCCGCGCTTCGATCCCCCCGAAATTCTCGAGGCTGATCTGTCGGCGCTGACGCTCGATTGCGCGCTGTGGGGCGTCAACGATCCGCGCAGGTTGCGCTGGCTCGATCCGCCCCCCGCCGCCGCGATCGACGAGGCGCATGCCCGGCTCCGCGTCCTCGAAGCAATAGACGAAGATCGCCGCCCGACCGCGCACGGCAAGGCGATCGCCGCGCTGCCGCTGCCGCCGCGCCTCGGCCACATGCTGGTGCGCGCGGGCGAAATCGGCCTGGCGCGTGTCGCCGCCGAGGTCGCGGTGCTGCTGGGCGAACGCGGCCTAGGCGGCACCGACCCCGATCTCGAACTGCGCATGCGCCGCTGGCGAACCGAACGCGGCCCCCGCGCCGAATCGGGCCGCAAACTAGCCGAACGCTGGGCACGACTTCTTCCCCCTCTCCCCTCCGGGGAGAGGGCCGGGGAGAGGGGCAGTAAGGACATGCCGCGTTCAGCCCCGCCCCCGACCTCACTACGCTCGGCCACCCTCTCCCCGATGGGGAGGGGAGAAGAAGTGTGCATCGCCCTCGCCTTCCCCGATCGAATCGCCCGCCGCCGCGACCCAACTGGCGCACGCTGGGCCTCGGTCGGCGGCCGCGGTTTCCAGCTCGACCCCACCTCCTCGCTCAGCGGTGCCGAATGGCTCGCGGTCGCCGAGACCCAGGGCATGGCCTCGGGCGCGCGCATCCTTTCCGCCGCCGCAATCGACCTCGCCACGCTCGAGGCGCTGTTCGGCGATCGAATCGAAACCCGCCGCAGCGTCCGCTTCATGCCCGACACCGGCGGAATCGAGGCGCTGCGCGAACGCCGCCTCGGCGCGATCCGCCTGTCGAGCGGCCCCGACACCGCCGCCACCGCGCCCGAGATCGAAGCCGCGTTGCTCGAAGGCGTCCGCACCCACGGCCTCGCGCTACTCCCCTTCAGCGACGCCGCCACCGCCTTTCGCGCGCGCGCAGCCTTCGCCGGCCACCCGCTCGACGACACCACGTTGCTGGCCGACCTCGACCAATGGCTCCCCCCGCTGCTGTCGGGCAAACGCCGCCTCGATTCGATCGACCCCGGCGCCCTCACCCAGGGGCTCCAGCACCAACTTCCCTGGGACGCCCAGCAAACCGTCGAGCGCCTAGCCCCGCCGCGCTTCGACAGCCCCGCGGGCTCGTCCCACGCGATCGACTATGCCGCCGAAGCCGGCCCGCTGGTCGAACTTCGCCCCCAGGCGCTGTTCGGCCTAGCCGAGCACCCCACGATCGGCCGCGACCGCGTGCCGCTGGTGCTCAGCCTCACCTCGCCCGCCGGCCGGCCGATCCAGACCACGCGCGACCTGCCGGGTTTTTGGGCGGGCAGCTGGGCCGATGTCGCGCGCGAGATGCGCGGCCGCTACCCGCGCCACCCCTGGCCCGACGACCCCGCCGCCGCCGCGCCGACGCTGCGGACGAAAAATGCGGATGCACGCCGCGCCGGTTCGCGATAA
- the truB gene encoding tRNA pseudouridine(55) synthase TruB, with translation MHGWIILDKPLGLGSTQGVSAVKRALRSGGYAKAKVGHGGTLDPLATGVLPIAVGEATKLAGRMLDASKEYDFTIGFGVQTDTLDLEGKAVATSDVRPTMAAVEAVLGRFTGPIEQVPPAYSALKVGGERAYDLARAGGEVVLATRSVTVHDLRFSPATGRWRADGATEGEDAQVFASPPPPSAFGSHLPLAGEEIGEVTLAAHVSKGTYIRSLARDIAIALGTVGHVTMLRRTRAGPFGLDTAISLDKLAEMANARALEDIILPLRAGLDDIPALPLSPDQAGALRQGRVLVGIAVDDGQYFAMLADVPVALVEVSGREARVVRGFNL, from the coding sequence ATGCATGGCTGGATCATTCTCGACAAACCGCTGGGGCTCGGATCGACGCAGGGGGTGAGCGCGGTCAAGCGCGCGCTGCGCAGCGGGGGATATGCCAAGGCCAAGGTGGGGCATGGCGGTACGCTCGACCCGCTGGCGACCGGCGTGCTGCCGATCGCGGTGGGCGAGGCGACCAAGCTTGCGGGGCGGATGCTCGATGCGAGCAAGGAGTACGACTTCACGATCGGGTTCGGGGTGCAGACCGATACGCTCGACCTGGAAGGCAAGGCGGTCGCTACAAGCGACGTGCGGCCGACCATGGCGGCGGTCGAGGCGGTGCTGGGGCGCTTCACCGGGCCGATCGAGCAGGTGCCGCCGGCCTATTCGGCGCTGAAGGTGGGGGGCGAGCGCGCTTACGACCTGGCGCGGGCGGGCGGGGAGGTGGTGCTCGCGACGCGATCGGTGACGGTGCACGACCTGCGTTTTTCCCCTGCCACGGGGAGGTGGCGCGCCGACGGCGCGACGGAGGGGGAGGATGCGCAGGTGTTCGCGAGTCCGCCCCCTCCGTCTGCCTTCGGCAGCCACCTCCCCCTGGCGGGGGAGGAGATTGGGGAGGTTACGCTTGCCGCGCATGTGTCGAAGGGGACCTATATCCGCAGCCTGGCGCGCGACATCGCGATCGCGCTCGGCACCGTCGGGCATGTGACGATGTTGCGGCGGACGCGGGCGGGCCCGTTCGGGCTCGATACCGCGATTTCGCTGGACAAATTGGCCGAAATGGCTAATGCCCGCGCGCTTGAAGACATCATCCTGCCATTGAGGGCGGGGCTGGACGACATCCCGGCTCTACCCCTCTCCCCCGACCAGGCAGGTGCGCTCCGACAGGGGCGGGTGTTGGTCGGGATCGCCGTTGACGATGGCCAATACTTTGCGATGCTGGCCGATGTGCCGGTAGCGCTGGTCGAGGTTTCGGGCCGAGAGGCTCGTGTCGTTCGCGGCTTCAACCTCTAA
- a CDS encoding RrF2 family transcriptional regulator: protein MLTQRSRYALRAMIFLAGQPIAGAPTPMNRIAAQANVPRKFLELILADLREAGFIVSTRGKAGGYRMARLPHLISLGEIIRVIEGPLALVPCVSRTAYRPCADCSDEASCAIRIAMARVRDETARILDGTSLADTQAEALAA, encoded by the coding sequence ATGTTGACGCAGCGTTCCCGATACGCCCTTCGCGCGATGATCTTCCTTGCCGGCCAGCCGATTGCGGGTGCGCCGACACCGATGAATCGTATCGCCGCGCAAGCGAATGTGCCGCGCAAGTTCCTCGAGCTGATCCTCGCCGATCTGCGCGAGGCGGGGTTCATCGTGTCGACGCGCGGCAAGGCGGGCGGCTATCGCATGGCGCGGCTGCCGCATCTGATTTCGCTGGGCGAGATCATCCGGGTGATCGAGGGGCCGCTGGCGCTGGTGCCGTGCGTCAGCCGCACCGCGTATCGCCCGTGCGCCGATTGCAGCGACGAGGCGAGCTGCGCGATCCGCATCGCGATGGCGCGGGTGCGCGACGAGACCGCGCGGATCCTGGACGGGACGAGCTTGGCGGATACGCAGGCGGAAGCGCTGGCGGCTTAG
- the rpsO gene encoding 30S ribosomal protein S15, with amino-acid sequence MSITPERKDALIKEHGRASGDTGSPEVQVAILTDRIVTLTDHFKTHAKDNHSRRGLLMMVNKRRTLLDYLKKKDVERYQSLIGKLGLRK; translated from the coding sequence ATGTCGATCACGCCCGAGCGCAAGGATGCGCTCATCAAGGAACATGGCCGCGCGAGCGGCGACACCGGCAGCCCCGAGGTCCAGGTCGCAATCTTGACCGACCGGATCGTCACGCTGACCGACCATTTCAAGACGCACGCCAAAGACAACCACTCGCGGCGTGGGTTGTTGATGATGGTCAACAAGCGCCGCACCTTGCTCGACTATCTGAAGAAGAAGGATGTCGAGCGGTACCAGTCGCTGATCGGCAAGCTGGGTCTTCGCAAATAA
- the pnp gene encoding polyribonucleotide nucleotidyltransferase, with amino-acid sequence MFDMKKVEIEWGGQTLTLETGRVARQADGAVMATLGETVVLCAVTAAKSVKEGQDFFPLTVHYQEKFSAAGRIPGGFFKRERGATEKETLTSRLIDRPIRPLFPEGFYNEINVICQVLSYDGANEPDILAMVAASAALTISGVPFMGPIGAARVGYVDGEYVLNPTTAQARDGDLDLVVAATGNAVMMVESEAKELSEEIMLGAVQFAHKACRQAVNAVIDLAEQAAKDPWEMAEQADLSKAKDKLKKLIGKDIAAAYKVTDKSKRSNMLNEARAKGKAAFADAAPQDQMAAGKLMKKLEAEIVRGAILKDGTRIDGRTTTQIRPIEAMVHFLPRAHGSALFTRGETQAICTTTLGTKDAEQMIDGLDGLSYSNFMLHYNFPPYSVGEVGRFGAPGRREVGHGKLAWRALHPVLPSKDEFPYTIRVLSDITESNGSSSMATVCGGSLSMMDAGVPLKRPVSGIAMGLILEGKDFAVISDILGDEDHLGDMDFKVAGTSEGITTMQMDIKIAGITEEIMKQALAQAKEGRAHILGEMAKALDSTRTELSAHAPRIETMQIDKAKIREVIGTGGKVIREIVATTGAKVDIDDEGLIKVSSSDVAQIEAAMAWIRGITEEAEVGKVYDGKVVNLVDFGAFVNFMGGKDGLVHVSEIRNERVEKVADVLTEGQAVKVKVLEVDPRGKVRLSMRVVDQETGAELEDTRPAREPREGGDRGPRGPRRDGDGGRGGRGPGGGGGERGGGERGGRDDSRGPRRDRGAGGGEGRGPRNDGPKDDGGDIGLPSFITEN; translated from the coding sequence ATGTTCGACATGAAGAAAGTGGAAATCGAGTGGGGCGGACAGACCCTGACGCTCGAAACCGGCCGCGTTGCGCGGCAGGCCGATGGCGCCGTGATGGCGACGCTCGGCGAGACCGTGGTGCTGTGCGCCGTCACCGCCGCCAAGTCGGTGAAGGAAGGCCAGGATTTCTTCCCGCTGACCGTCCATTACCAGGAAAAATTCTCGGCTGCCGGCCGCATCCCCGGCGGCTTCTTCAAGCGTGAGCGCGGCGCGACCGAAAAGGAAACGCTGACCAGCCGCCTGATCGACCGTCCGATCCGCCCGTTGTTCCCAGAAGGGTTTTACAACGAGATCAACGTGATCTGCCAGGTGCTGTCGTATGACGGCGCGAACGAGCCCGACATCCTGGCGATGGTCGCGGCATCGGCTGCGCTGACGATTTCGGGCGTGCCCTTCATGGGCCCGATCGGCGCGGCGCGCGTCGGCTATGTCGACGGCGAATATGTGCTGAACCCCACCACCGCACAGGCACGCGACGGCGATCTCGACCTGGTCGTCGCCGCCACCGGCAACGCGGTGATGATGGTCGAATCCGAAGCCAAGGAGCTGTCGGAAGAGATCATGCTGGGCGCGGTGCAGTTCGCGCACAAGGCGTGCCGCCAGGCGGTGAACGCGGTGATCGACCTGGCCGAGCAGGCCGCCAAGGATCCTTGGGAAATGGCCGAGCAGGCCGATCTTTCGAAGGCCAAGGACAAGCTGAAGAAGCTGATCGGCAAGGATATCGCGGCTGCCTACAAGGTGACCGACAAGTCCAAGCGTTCGAACATGCTCAACGAAGCGCGCGCCAAGGGCAAGGCGGCGTTCGCCGATGCAGCCCCGCAGGACCAGATGGCCGCGGGCAAGCTGATGAAGAAGCTCGAGGCCGAGATCGTCCGCGGCGCCATCCTGAAGGACGGCACCCGCATCGACGGTCGCACCACGACGCAGATCCGTCCGATCGAGGCGATGGTGCATTTCCTGCCGCGCGCGCACGGTTCGGCGCTTTTCACCCGCGGCGAGACGCAGGCGATCTGCACCACGACGCTGGGCACCAAGGACGCCGAGCAGATGATCGACGGCCTGGACGGCCTGAGCTATTCGAACTTCATGCTGCACTATAACTTCCCGCCCTATTCGGTCGGTGAAGTCGGTCGCTTCGGTGCGCCGGGCCGCCGCGAAGTCGGCCATGGCAAGCTCGCCTGGCGCGCGCTGCACCCGGTGCTGCCGAGCAAGGACGAGTTCCCGTACACGATCCGCGTATTGTCGGATATCACCGAGTCGAACGGTTCGTCGTCGATGGCGACGGTCTGCGGCGGTTCGCTGTCGATGATGGATGCTGGCGTGCCGCTGAAGCGCCCGGTTTCGGGCATCGCGATGGGGCTGATCCTGGAAGGCAAGGATTTCGCGGTCATCAGCGACATCCTGGGTGACGAGGATCATCTGGGCGACATGGACTTCAAGGTCGCGGGCACGTCCGAGGGCATCACGACGATGCAGATGGACATCAAGATCGCCGGCATCACCGAAGAGATCATGAAGCAGGCACTGGCACAGGCCAAGGAAGGCCGCGCGCACATCCTGGGCGAAATGGCCAAGGCGCTCGATTCGACGCGTACCGAGCTGTCGGCGCACGCGCCGCGGATCGAGACGATGCAGATCGACAAGGCCAAGATCCGTGAAGTGATCGGCACCGGCGGCAAGGTGATCCGCGAGATCGTCGCCACCACCGGCGCCAAGGTCGACATCGACGACGAGGGCCTGATCAAGGTGTCGTCGTCCGACGTGGCGCAGATCGAGGCCGCGATGGCGTGGATTCGCGGGATCACTGAGGAAGCCGAAGTCGGCAAGGTCTATGACGGCAAGGTCGTCAACCTGGTCGATTTCGGGGCATTCGTGAACTTCATGGGCGGCAAGGACGGGCTGGTCCATGTTTCGGAAATCCGCAACGAGCGGGTCGAGAAGGTGGCCGACGTGCTGACCGAAGGCCAGGCCGTGAAGGTCAAGGTTCTTGAAGTCGATCCGCGCGGCAAGGTTCGCCTGTCGATGCGCGTCGTCGACCAGGAAACCGGTGCCGAGCTGGAAGACACCCGCCCGGCGCGCGAGCCGCGTGAAGGCGGCGATCGTGGTCCGCGCGGCCCGCGGCGCGACGGTGACGGCGGCCGTGGCGGTCGTGGTCCTGGCGGTGGCGGCGGTGAGCGTGGCGGCGGCGAGCGTGGCGGTCGCGACGACAGCCGCGGTCCGCGGCGCGATCGCGGGGCCGGCGGCGGCGAAGGCCGTGGCCCACGCAACGACGGTCCGAAGGACGATGGCGGCGATATCGGCCTGCCTTCGTTCATCACCGAAAACTGA
- a CDS encoding DUF4440 domain-containing protein codes for MEDDRVWRFEESLWTGDAEHYREAIDGECLMVLPTPPFVMSGAQAIEAVAATPRWAKIAFSDQQIARPQEGLIVVAYGVEAEREGEEPYTAHCTSTYRRIEHELWRVVQHQQTPPLVATGEA; via the coding sequence ATGGAAGACGATCGGGTCTGGCGTTTCGAGGAAAGCCTGTGGACCGGCGATGCCGAGCATTATCGCGAGGCGATCGACGGTGAATGCCTGATGGTGCTGCCGACCCCGCCCTTCGTGATGAGCGGCGCGCAGGCGATCGAGGCGGTGGCCGCCACGCCGCGCTGGGCCAAGATAGCTTTCAGCGACCAGCAGATCGCGCGGCCGCAGGAGGGGCTGATCGTCGTCGCCTATGGCGTGGAGGCCGAGCGCGAGGGTGAGGAGCCCTACACCGCGCATTGCACCTCGACCTATCGGCGGATCGAGCATGAGTTGTGGCGGGTGGTGCAGCACCAGCAGACGCCGCCATTGGTGGCTACCGGCGAGGCGTAA